One part of the Leclercia sp. LSNIH1 genome encodes these proteins:
- the osmF gene encoding glycine betaine ABC transporter substrate-binding protein OsmF gives MTILKGIVGSAALLAALSLPLQAAEPVKVGSKIDTEGALLGNIILQVLESHGVKTVNKVQLGTTPVVRGAITSGELDIYPEYTGNGAFFFKDENDPAWKNASNGYEKVKKLDAEQNKLIWLTPAPANNTWTIAVRKDVAEKGKLTSLEDLSRYLKEKGDFKLAASAEFIERPDALPAFEKAYDFKLDQSQLLSLAGGDTAVTIKAAAQQTSGVNAAMAYGTDGPVAALGLQTLTDPKGVQPIYAPAPVVREAVLKAYPELDAWLKPVFETLDEKTLQQLNASIAVEGLDAKKVAADYLKQKGLVK, from the coding sequence ATGACTATTTTAAAGGGGATTGTTGGTTCAGCGGCGCTGCTGGCGGCGTTGAGCCTGCCATTACAGGCAGCGGAGCCGGTAAAGGTCGGGTCGAAAATTGATACGGAAGGGGCGCTGCTGGGCAATATTATTTTGCAGGTGCTGGAGAGCCATGGCGTCAAAACCGTCAATAAAGTGCAGCTGGGTACTACCCCGGTAGTGCGTGGCGCCATCACCTCCGGCGAACTGGATATCTACCCGGAATATACCGGCAACGGGGCCTTCTTCTTCAAAGATGAAAATGACCCGGCGTGGAAAAATGCCAGCAATGGCTACGAGAAAGTGAAAAAACTCGATGCCGAACAGAACAAGCTAATCTGGCTTACCCCGGCTCCGGCGAATAACACCTGGACCATCGCGGTACGCAAGGATGTGGCGGAGAAAGGCAAACTCACCTCCCTTGAGGATCTCAGCCGCTACCTGAAAGAGAAGGGTGATTTCAAACTCGCCGCCTCAGCCGAGTTTATCGAACGCCCGGATGCCCTGCCTGCCTTTGAAAAAGCCTATGACTTCAAGCTCGATCAGAGCCAGCTGCTCTCACTGGCGGGGGGTGATACCGCCGTCACCATCAAAGCAGCCGCTCAGCAAACCTCGGGCGTGAACGCGGCGATGGCCTACGGTACCGACGGCCCGGTAGCGGCGCTGGGTCTGCAAACCCTCACCGATCCAAAAGGCGTTCAGCCGATCTATGCCCCGGCGCCGGTGGTGCGCGAGGCGGTGCTGAAGGCTTATCCGGAGCTGGACGCCTGGCTGAAGCCGGTATTTGAAACGCTGGATGAGAAAACCCTGCAACAGCTGAACGCCAGCATTGCAGTCGAGGGGCTGGATGCCAAAAAAGTGGCGGCAGATTACCTGAAGCAAAAAGGGCTGGTGAAATAA
- the pbpG gene encoding D-alanyl-D-alanine endopeptidase, with translation MLKFRVSLLSLALLLAVPVATPAIANTAAVATATQPEIASGSAMIVDLNTNKVIYSSHPNLVRPIASITKLMTAMVVLDARLPLDEKLRVDISHTPEMKGIYSRVRLNSEISRKNMLLLALMSSENRAAASLAHHYPGGYDAFIRAMNAKAKALGMTQTRFVEPTGLSIHNVSTAQDLTKLLIATKQYPLLGQLSTTREEMATFSHPAYTLPFRNTNHLVYRDNWNIQLTKTGFTNAAGHCLVMRTVFNGKPVALVVMDAFGKYTHFADASRLRTWIETGKVTPVPAAALSYKKQKAAQMATAQND, from the coding sequence ATGCTGAAATTCCGCGTTTCTTTACTGAGTCTTGCTCTGTTGCTGGCTGTGCCAGTGGCGACCCCCGCAATCGCCAACACTGCCGCTGTGGCTACGGCGACACAGCCGGAGATTGCTTCCGGCAGCGCTATGATCGTCGATCTGAATACCAACAAAGTGATCTATTCCAGCCACCCGAATCTGGTGCGCCCGATCGCTTCGATTACCAAATTAATGACCGCGATGGTGGTGCTGGATGCACGGCTGCCGCTGGATGAAAAACTGCGCGTCGACATCAGCCATACGCCAGAGATGAAAGGGATTTATTCCCGCGTGCGTCTGAACAGCGAAATCAGCCGTAAAAATATGCTGCTGCTGGCGCTGATGTCCTCGGAAAACCGCGCCGCGGCAAGCCTGGCCCACCACTATCCGGGCGGCTATGACGCTTTTATCCGCGCCATGAACGCCAAAGCGAAGGCGCTGGGCATGACCCAGACGCGTTTTGTGGAGCCAACCGGTCTGTCGATTCATAACGTCTCGACGGCGCAGGATCTGACGAAGCTGCTGATTGCCACTAAGCAGTATCCGCTGCTCGGCCAGCTCAGCACCACCCGCGAAGAGATGGCCACTTTCTCGCATCCGGCCTATACCCTGCCGTTTCGTAACACCAACCATCTGGTCTACCGCGATAACTGGAATATCCAGCTGACTAAAACCGGCTTTACCAACGCGGCGGGCCACTGTCTGGTGATGCGCACGGTCTTTAATGGCAAGCCGGTAGCGCTGGTGGTGATGGATGCCTTTGGCAAATATACCCACTTTGCCGATGCCAGCCGGCTGCGGACCTGGATTGAAACCGGAAAAGTCACCCCGGTTCCCGCCGCGGCCCTGAGCTACAAAAAGCAAAAAGCCGCCCAGATGGCGACGGCGCAGAACGATTGA
- a CDS encoding MFS transporter gives MIKKVREIKLRNYVCYGLADVIGSGAFTLVSAWLLFFLTTFCGLTPIQAGSLFAVARIVDVIMCPVIGYISDNFHKTALGRRFGRRRFFLLASIPLVSVYSLLWVEGFNYWMYLLFYILFEIVYTMIIIPYDTLSAEMTSDFKKRSKLTSARMYIAQLAGFAAAFLPGRLVAYFGPESSASFFYTGAIFTVSFMIVLFFVYFGTWERSLEEIQQSEAHSEEEEKEPLATRTYHIYYDFLSTLKIKTFRSHLGMYLGGSVAQDIFNSVFTYFVVFALMTSSVMASNLLGVINALQFFGVGIATWLTLRYSPSRAFATQASMALVAFALLVSAYFHQTGGMVLLYAGAAIAGLARGGIYAIPWNNYTFVADVDEILTCQRREGIFAGFMSLLRKASQAMSIFLVGVALQMSGFVSGQSAQPQSAINMIMVIMIVLPMILTVWGIWSACQFRINSRTHAILNEEVARLKQGGSKATVSAENRAVIESLTGMPYEHCWGENTVGYLNRKRMMARQSPPQFTNA, from the coding sequence ATGATAAAAAAAGTGCGAGAAATTAAACTGCGTAACTATGTCTGTTACGGGCTGGCAGATGTGATTGGCTCCGGTGCCTTCACGCTGGTCAGCGCCTGGCTGCTGTTTTTCTTAACCACCTTCTGCGGGCTGACGCCGATTCAGGCGGGCTCGCTGTTTGCGGTGGCGCGTATTGTCGATGTGATCATGTGTCCGGTCATCGGCTACATTTCCGATAACTTCCATAAGACGGCGCTGGGCCGACGCTTTGGCCGTCGCCGCTTCTTCCTGCTGGCCAGCATTCCGCTGGTGTCGGTCTACAGCCTGCTGTGGGTGGAGGGCTTCAATTACTGGATGTACCTGCTGTTCTACATCCTGTTTGAGATCGTTTACACCATGATCATCATCCCGTACGACACCCTGTCGGCAGAGATGACCTCCGACTTCAAAAAGCGCTCAAAACTCACCAGCGCCCGCATGTATATCGCCCAACTGGCCGGTTTTGCTGCCGCCTTCCTGCCGGGACGTCTGGTGGCATACTTCGGGCCGGAGTCGTCAGCGTCATTCTTTTATACCGGCGCCATTTTCACCGTCTCCTTTATGATCGTACTGTTCTTTGTCTACTTCGGCACCTGGGAACGTTCGCTGGAGGAGATCCAGCAGAGCGAAGCCCACAGTGAAGAGGAAGAGAAGGAGCCGCTGGCAACCCGGACGTACCATATCTATTACGATTTCCTCTCCACCCTGAAAATCAAAACGTTCAGATCGCACCTCGGGATGTATCTGGGCGGTTCAGTGGCGCAGGATATCTTCAACTCCGTCTTTACCTACTTCGTGGTCTTCGCCCTGATGACCTCGTCGGTGATGGCCTCTAACCTGCTCGGCGTGATCAATGCCCTGCAATTCTTTGGCGTCGGGATCGCCACCTGGCTGACCCTGCGTTACTCCCCGTCCCGGGCCTTCGCCACCCAGGCCTCAATGGCTCTGGTGGCCTTTGCCCTGCTGGTGTCAGCGTACTTCCACCAGACCGGTGGGATGGTACTGCTGTATGCCGGGGCGGCGATTGCCGGCCTGGCGCGCGGCGGGATCTACGCCATTCCATGGAATAACTACACCTTCGTGGCAGACGTGGACGAGATCCTCACCTGTCAGCGTCGGGAGGGGATCTTCGCCGGCTTTATGAGTCTGCTGCGTAAGGCCTCTCAGGCGATGTCGATTTTCCTTGTTGGCGTGGCATTGCAGATGTCGGGCTTTGTCTCCGGGCAGTCCGCGCAGCCGCAGTCTGCCATCAACATGATTATGGTGATCATGATTGTGCTACCGATGATCCTCACCGTCTGGGGGATCTGGTCGGCCTGCCAGTTCCGCATCAACAGCCGCACCCACGCCATTCTGAACGAAGAGGTGGCGCGCCTGAAGCAGGGCGGCAGCAAGGCGACCGTCAGCGCGGAAAACCGTGCGGTTATCGAAAGCCTGACCGGTATGCCGTATGAGCACTGCTGGGGCGAGAACACCGTTGGCTATCTCAACCGCAAACGGATGATGGCGCGTCAGAGCCCTCCGCAATTCACCAACGCCTGA
- the bglX gene encoding beta-glucosidase BglX, which produces MKWLCSVGVAVSLALQPALADDLFGNHPLTPEARDAFVTDLLTKMSVDEKIGQLRLISVGPDNPKEAIREMIKNGQVGAIFNTVTRQDIRKMQDQVMELSHLKIPLFFAYDVVHGQRTVFPISLGLASSFNLEAVKTVGRVSAYEAADDGLNMTWAPMVDVSRDPRWGRASEGFGEDTYLTATMGKTMVEAMQGKSPADRYSVMTSVKHFAAYGAVEGGKEYNTVDMSPQRLFNDYMPPYKAGLDAGSGAVMVALNSLNGTPATSDSWLLKEVLRDKWGFKGITVSDHGAIKELIKHGTAADPEDAVRVALKSGINMSMSDEYYSKYLPGLVKSGKVTMAELDDATRHVLNVKYDMGLFNDPYSHLGPKESDPVDTNAESRLHRKEAREVARESLVLLKNRLETLPLAKSGTVAVVGPLADSKRDVMGSWSAAGVADQSVTVLTGIKDALGDKGKVIYAKGANVTNDKDIVTFLNQYEEAVKVDPRSAQEMIDEAVNAAKQSDVVVAVVGEAQGMAHEASSRTDITLPQSQRDLIAALKATGKPLVLVLMNGRPLALVKEDQQADAILETWFAGTEGGNAIADVLFGDYNPSGKLPMSFPRSVGQIPVYYSHLNTGRPYNADKPNKYTSRYFDEANGPLYPFGYGLSYTTFKISEVKMSAPTMKADGTVTASVDVTNTGKREGETVVQMYVQDITASMSRPVKQLRGFEKVNLKPGETKTISFPIDVDALKFWNQQMKYDAEPGKFNVFIGTDSARVNKGEFELL; this is translated from the coding sequence ATGAAATGGCTCTGTTCTGTAGGTGTGGCTGTAAGTCTGGCGCTGCAACCCGCGCTGGCTGACGACCTGTTTGGCAATCATCCGCTCACGCCGGAAGCCCGGGACGCATTTGTAACCGACCTGCTTACTAAGATGTCGGTTGATGAGAAAATCGGCCAGCTGCGCCTCATCAGCGTCGGGCCGGATAATCCGAAAGAAGCCATTCGCGAGATGATTAAAAACGGGCAGGTAGGGGCGATTTTCAACACCGTCACCCGCCAGGATATCCGCAAGATGCAGGATCAGGTGATGGAACTCAGCCACCTGAAAATCCCGTTATTCTTCGCCTATGACGTGGTTCACGGCCAGCGTACCGTCTTCCCGATCAGCCTCGGCCTGGCCTCCTCCTTTAACCTCGAGGCGGTGAAAACCGTCGGTCGCGTCTCTGCATACGAGGCGGCGGATGATGGCCTCAACATGACCTGGGCCCCGATGGTGGACGTCTCCCGCGATCCACGCTGGGGCCGCGCCTCAGAAGGCTTCGGGGAGGATACTTATCTCACCGCGACGATGGGTAAAACCATGGTAGAAGCGATGCAGGGCAAAAGCCCGGCAGATCGCTACTCGGTGATGACCAGCGTCAAACACTTCGCCGCCTATGGCGCCGTGGAGGGCGGTAAAGAGTACAACACCGTCGACATGAGCCCGCAGCGCCTGTTTAACGACTATATGCCGCCGTACAAAGCGGGTCTGGATGCCGGCAGCGGCGCGGTAATGGTGGCCCTGAACTCCCTGAACGGGACGCCGGCCACCTCCGACAGCTGGTTGCTGAAAGAGGTTCTGCGCGACAAGTGGGGCTTTAAGGGCATCACCGTCTCCGATCACGGGGCGATCAAGGAGCTGATCAAGCACGGCACGGCGGCGGATCCGGAAGATGCGGTGCGGGTAGCGCTGAAATCCGGCATCAACATGAGCATGAGCGATGAGTACTACAGCAAGTACCTGCCGGGTCTGGTGAAGAGCGGTAAGGTCACCATGGCGGAGCTGGATGACGCCACGCGCCATGTTCTGAACGTCAAATATGATATGGGGCTGTTTAACGATCCGTACAGCCACCTGGGGCCAAAAGAGTCTGACCCGGTAGACACCAACGCTGAAAGCCGCCTGCACCGCAAAGAGGCGCGTGAAGTGGCGCGTGAGAGCCTGGTGCTGCTGAAAAACCGTCTCGAGACCCTGCCGCTGGCGAAATCTGGCACCGTGGCGGTGGTGGGCCCGCTGGCCGACAGCAAACGCGATGTGATGGGCAGCTGGTCTGCGGCAGGCGTGGCGGATCAGTCCGTCACGGTGCTGACGGGCATTAAAGATGCGCTGGGCGACAAAGGCAAAGTGATTTACGCCAAAGGGGCCAATGTCACCAACGATAAAGACATCGTCACCTTCCTCAACCAGTATGAAGAGGCCGTGAAGGTCGATCCGCGCTCCGCCCAGGAGATGATTGACGAAGCGGTGAATGCTGCGAAGCAGTCTGATGTGGTCGTGGCCGTCGTGGGTGAAGCTCAGGGGATGGCGCATGAAGCCTCGAGCCGTACCGATATCACCTTGCCGCAAAGCCAGCGCGATCTGATTGCCGCGCTGAAAGCCACCGGCAAGCCGCTGGTGCTGGTGCTGATGAACGGCCGTCCGCTGGCGCTGGTGAAAGAAGATCAGCAGGCTGACGCGATTCTGGAAACCTGGTTCGCCGGTACCGAGGGCGGTAACGCCATTGCCGACGTGCTGTTTGGTGACTACAACCCGTCGGGTAAACTGCCGATGTCCTTCCCGCGCTCGGTGGGGCAGATCCCGGTCTATTACAGCCACCTGAATACCGGCCGTCCTTACAACGCCGACAAGCCGAACAAGTACACCTCGCGCTACTTTGACGAAGCCAATGGTCCGCTCTATCCGTTTGGTTATGGCCTGAGCTACACCACCTTTAAGATTTCTGAGGTGAAAATGTCGGCCCCGACCATGAAGGCGGACGGCACGGTGACCGCCAGCGTGGATGTCACCAACACCGGCAAACGTGAAGGGGAGACGGTGGTTCAGATGTACGTTCAGGATATTACCGCCTCCATGAGCCGCCCGGTAAAACAGCTGCGTGGCTTTGAGAAGGTTAACCTGAAACCGGGTGAAACGAAGACCATCAGCTTCCCGATCGACGTGGATGCGCTGAAGTTCTGGAATCAGCAGATGAAATATGACGCTGAGCCAGGCAAGTTCAACGTCTTTATCGGTACGGATTCTGCCCGCGTAAACAAGGGTGAGTTCGAACTGCTGTAA
- a CDS encoding MFS transporter: protein MTEHSVYIQQGIWARLGLPRELSWGFIGIFLFITGATIEQSWLASMLQNRGFDAFHISLLSSVFGLCVAVISWFAGIGAGVLGLRRLMWSATAIYFLGSIPFIGYALPQGNYPLMVASYALRGVAYPLFAYSFLVWINQRCEPRILGRAVSWFWIAFGVGMTIIGPWYASLMLPRIGETATLLSGFIFVVLGAFCALVLNPDRPQTAQGGSMGAALTEGIMVMVREPKMRLAVIVKTINDIGKFSLVILMPVYLPRFGFSIATWLTIWGLVNVVNIFASYFFGWLGDTIGWRNTVVWFSGTLCGLAMVAVCYAPVLSGNSEPALFCALALYAIGLGAFGPLSALIPSLLPDNKGAAIACLNLGSGLSNFVGPLIITLCVAPLGVEGTLWVIAMLYFAASVLTLPLKLPETR, encoded by the coding sequence ATGACAGAACACAGCGTATATATTCAGCAAGGGATCTGGGCCAGACTGGGTCTGCCCCGGGAACTGAGCTGGGGTTTTATCGGCATTTTTCTGTTTATTACCGGTGCCACCATCGAGCAAAGCTGGCTGGCCTCGATGCTGCAAAACCGCGGCTTTGATGCGTTTCACATCAGCCTGCTCTCATCGGTGTTCGGCCTGTGCGTGGCGGTGATCTCCTGGTTTGCGGGGATCGGCGCGGGGGTACTGGGCCTGCGTCGTCTGATGTGGAGTGCCACGGCGATCTACTTTCTCGGTTCGATCCCGTTTATCGGCTATGCCCTGCCGCAGGGAAACTACCCCCTGATGGTCGCCAGCTACGCCCTGCGCGGCGTGGCTTACCCGCTGTTTGCCTACTCGTTTCTGGTCTGGATTAACCAGCGCTGCGAGCCGCGTATCCTGGGGCGGGCGGTTTCCTGGTTCTGGATCGCCTTTGGCGTGGGGATGACCATTATCGGACCGTGGTACGCCAGCCTGATGCTGCCGCGGATCGGCGAAACCGCCACCCTGTTGAGCGGCTTTATCTTTGTGGTACTGGGGGCGTTCTGCGCGCTGGTGCTCAATCCCGATCGGCCGCAGACGGCGCAGGGCGGCAGCATGGGGGCGGCACTCACCGAAGGGATCATGGTGATGGTGCGGGAGCCTAAAATGCGTCTCGCGGTGATCGTCAAAACCATCAACGACATCGGCAAATTTTCGCTGGTGATCCTGATGCCGGTCTACCTGCCGCGCTTTGGCTTCAGTATCGCGACGTGGCTCACCATCTGGGGGCTGGTGAACGTTGTTAATATTTTCGCCAGCTACTTCTTTGGCTGGCTGGGGGACACCATCGGCTGGCGTAACACGGTGGTCTGGTTCTCCGGCACCCTGTGCGGGCTGGCGATGGTGGCGGTATGCTACGCCCCGGTGCTGTCTGGTAACAGCGAGCCCGCGCTGTTCTGCGCCTTAGCGCTCTATGCCATTGGGCTCGGGGCGTTCGGGCCGCTCAGCGCGCTGATCCCCTCCCTGCTTCCTGATAACAAAGGCGCGGCGATCGCCTGCCTCAATCTGGGCTCCGGCCTGAGCAACTTTGTCGGGCCGCTGATTATCACCCTCTGCGTGGCCCCCCTCGGCGTGGAGGGAACGCTGTGGGTGATCGCCATGCTCTACTTTGCCGCCAGCGTGCTTACCCTGCCGTTAAAACTGCCTGAGACGCGCTAA
- a CDS encoding glycoside hydrolase family 28 protein: protein MKLSLENVVLDRSGLTPVTDLLQGLIATLAQAGGGTLVITPGTNLTGTLVLPSNFTLHLEAGARLLASPHEADYQACETQSMAELSRMALLYARDAHHLTLCGPGCIDGNASAWFAPAPDAQGYRQPKTHRPRMLVLEGCEQVRIADITLYDAPMWTAHLVSCRHVFIKQITIDNDLALSNTDALDLDSCQHVHLSDSYFSAADDGICLKTTAKSAALQQPMENVTVNNCIIRSKSCAIKVGTETFADIRNLVVSNCVIFESNRAIGLVSRDGGRFSQMLFSNIVFDCRHGDPCHWGKADPVFVSVRHRAPNVAPGEISQVTFLSLSGSGEGAINLHSDVPGAIHDITFNGLSFSQRLSASEEQGCYDVRPPCNPARPTGMGLDNAWRVNPQTGRAYGVERYPHGLPALYAAGVEGLQLHVIQIARPLPLPAGWDEESIRTYPANTGNTK, encoded by the coding sequence ATGAAGCTCTCGTTAGAAAATGTCGTTCTCGACCGCAGCGGTCTGACTCCCGTCACCGATCTCCTCCAGGGGCTGATTGCGACCCTCGCCCAGGCCGGTGGCGGTACGCTGGTGATCACGCCGGGTACCAACCTGACGGGCACGCTGGTATTACCGTCAAACTTCACCCTGCATCTGGAAGCCGGTGCGCGTCTGCTGGCGAGCCCCCATGAGGCGGACTACCAGGCCTGCGAAACCCAAAGCATGGCCGAGCTTTCCAGAATGGCGCTCCTCTATGCGCGTGATGCCCATCACCTGACCCTGTGCGGTCCAGGCTGCATCGACGGCAATGCCAGCGCCTGGTTTGCGCCAGCGCCGGACGCCCAGGGCTACCGTCAGCCGAAAACCCATCGTCCGCGCATGCTGGTGCTGGAAGGGTGCGAGCAGGTGCGGATCGCCGATATCACGCTGTACGACGCACCCATGTGGACCGCGCACCTGGTCAGCTGCAGGCATGTTTTTATCAAACAGATCACCATTGATAACGATCTGGCGCTCTCCAATACCGATGCGCTGGATCTCGACAGCTGCCAGCATGTGCACCTCAGCGACAGCTATTTCAGCGCCGCCGACGACGGCATCTGCCTGAAGACCACCGCCAAAAGCGCAGCGTTGCAGCAGCCGATGGAGAACGTCACGGTCAATAACTGCATCATTCGCTCAAAAAGTTGCGCCATCAAAGTGGGCACCGAGACCTTTGCCGACATCCGCAACCTGGTGGTCAGCAACTGCGTCATTTTCGAATCCAACCGCGCCATCGGCCTGGTCTCCCGCGACGGCGGACGGTTCAGCCAGATGCTGTTCAGCAATATCGTCTTTGATTGCCGGCACGGCGATCCCTGCCACTGGGGAAAAGCCGATCCGGTCTTTGTCTCCGTCCGCCACCGCGCGCCCAACGTCGCGCCCGGCGAGATAAGCCAGGTCACGTTCTTAAGCCTCAGCGGAAGCGGGGAAGGGGCTATCAACCTGCACAGCGACGTGCCGGGCGCCATTCACGACATCACCTTTAACGGGCTGAGCTTCTCTCAGCGCCTGAGCGCCAGCGAGGAGCAGGGCTGCTATGACGTGCGCCCTCCCTGTAACCCCGCGCGCCCGACAGGGATGGGACTGGATAACGCCTGGCGCGTTAACCCGCAAACGGGGCGCGCCTACGGCGTAGAACGCTATCCGCACGGACTGCCCGCGCTCTATGCCGCAGGTGTTGAGGGATTACAGCTGCACGTCATCCAGATTGCCCGTCCGCTGCCGTTACCTGCGGGCTGGGATGAAGAGAGCATCCGAACTTACCCGGCGAATACAGGGAATACAAAATGA
- the dld gene encoding D-lactate dehydrogenase: protein MSSVQLHDNTSFINELSRLVGQAHLLTDAAKTARYRKGFRSGQGDALAVVFPGTLLELWRVLNACVAADKIILMQAANTGLTEGSTPNGNDYDRDIVIISTLRLDKLHLLDKGEQVLAYPGTTLYSLEKALKPLGREPHSVIGSSCIGASVIGGICNNSGGSLVQRGPAYTEMSLFARIDEQGKLTLVNHLGIDLGVTPEQILSKLDDDRVKDSDVLHDGRHAHDHDYISRVREIDADTPARYNADPDRLFESSGCAGKLAVFAVRLDTFPAEKRQQVFYIGTNQPEVLTTIRRHILGEFTHLPVAGEYMHRDIYDIAERYGKDTFLMIDKLGTDKMPFFFTMKGRTDAMLEKVSLFKPNFTDRFMQKLGSAFPAHLPPRMKSWRDKYEHHLLLKMAGDGIAEAQSWLSEFFKTAEGDFFACTPEEGSKAFLHRFAAAGAAIRYQAVHADEVEDILALDIALRRNDTEWFEKLPPEIDSQLVHKLYYGHFMCYVFHQDYIVKKGVDAHALKAQMLALLKARGAQYPAEHNVGHIYEAPDSLKQFYRANDPTNSMNPGIGKTTKHKNWKEESETVRNGSQATDHTS from the coding sequence ATGTCTTCTGTACAACTGCACGATAACACCAGCTTCATTAACGAGTTGTCACGTCTGGTAGGCCAGGCGCACCTGCTTACCGACGCCGCAAAAACCGCCCGCTACCGCAAGGGCTTTCGCTCCGGCCAAGGGGACGCGCTGGCGGTGGTGTTCCCGGGCACGCTGCTGGAGCTGTGGCGGGTACTTAATGCCTGCGTCGCGGCAGACAAAATCATTCTGATGCAGGCGGCCAATACCGGCCTGACCGAAGGCTCCACGCCGAACGGCAATGATTACGATCGCGACATTGTCATCATCAGCACCCTGCGCCTCGATAAGCTGCATCTGTTGGATAAGGGCGAGCAGGTGCTGGCCTACCCGGGCACCACGCTCTACTCCCTGGAAAAGGCGCTCAAGCCGCTGGGCCGGGAGCCGCATTCGGTGATTGGCTCCTCCTGTATTGGCGCCTCGGTGATCGGCGGGATCTGCAATAACTCCGGCGGCTCGCTGGTGCAGCGCGGCCCGGCCTATACCGAAATGTCGCTGTTCGCCCGCATCGATGAGCAGGGCAAGCTGACGCTGGTGAACCATCTGGGTATCGATTTAGGGGTCACGCCGGAGCAGATCCTCAGCAAGCTGGATGATGACCGCGTTAAAGATAGCGATGTCCTGCATGACGGGCGCCACGCTCACGACCATGATTACATCAGCCGGGTACGTGAAATTGATGCCGACACCCCGGCGCGCTATAACGCCGACCCGGACCGTCTGTTTGAATCCTCCGGCTGTGCCGGCAAGCTGGCGGTCTTTGCCGTACGCCTGGACACCTTCCCGGCCGAGAAACGCCAGCAGGTGTTCTATATCGGCACCAACCAGCCGGAGGTGCTGACCACTATCCGTCGCCACATTCTCGGGGAGTTTACCCATCTGCCGGTTGCCGGCGAGTATATGCACCGGGATATTTACGACATCGCCGAACGCTATGGCAAAGACACCTTCCTGATGATCGACAAGCTCGGCACCGACAAGATGCCCTTCTTCTTCACCATGAAGGGACGCACCGATGCGATGCTGGAGAAGGTGTCGCTGTTTAAGCCTAACTTTACCGACCGCTTCATGCAGAAGCTGGGCAGCGCATTCCCGGCACACCTGCCGCCGCGGATGAAAAGCTGGCGGGATAAGTATGAACATCACCTGCTGCTGAAAATGGCGGGCGACGGCATTGCCGAAGCGCAAAGCTGGTTGAGCGAATTCTTCAAAACCGCGGAGGGGGATTTCTTTGCCTGCACCCCGGAAGAGGGCAGCAAGGCCTTTTTACACCGCTTTGCCGCTGCTGGCGCCGCGATCCGCTATCAGGCGGTTCACGCCGACGAGGTAGAGGATATTCTGGCGCTGGATATCGCCCTGCGCCGCAACGATACCGAATGGTTCGAAAAACTGCCGCCGGAGATCGACAGCCAGCTGGTGCATAAGCTCTATTACGGCCACTTTATGTGTTACGTCTTCCACCAGGATTACATCGTTAAAAAAGGGGTCGATGCCCACGCCCTGAAGGCGCAAATGCTGGCCCTGTTGAAGGCGCGCGGCGCGCAATATCCGGCGGAACACAATGTCGGTCACATTTACGAAGCACCGGATTCATTAAAACAGTTTTATCGCGCTAATGACCCAACTAACAGTATGAACCCGGGGATTGGCAAAACAACCAAGCATAAAAACTGGAAAGAGGAGTCAGAAACAGTGCGTAATGGCTCGCAAGCTACTGATCACACCAGTTAG
- a CDS encoding GNAT family N-acetyltransferase, whose product MSAVETFSETDVQVRDAELEDAHAIAAIYAWHVLNGRASFEEVPPTVDEMRERIHAVTSQGLPWLVALYRGIVVGYCYATHYRARPAYRYTLEESIYVEASTPGRGFGSALLSALIARSEEGPWRQMIAVVGDGPNNAGSLRLHKKHGFEVAGQLRSVGYKKGDWRDTLILQRPLNEGDWTLPE is encoded by the coding sequence ATGTCGGCTGTTGAAACTTTCTCCGAAACTGACGTTCAGGTTCGCGATGCCGAGCTTGAGGATGCGCATGCCATTGCCGCCATCTATGCCTGGCACGTGCTGAACGGACGCGCATCGTTTGAAGAAGTGCCTCCTACCGTTGACGAGATGCGCGAGCGCATACACGCGGTGACCAGTCAGGGGTTGCCGTGGCTGGTGGCGCTCTATCGGGGTATCGTGGTGGGTTACTGCTACGCCACCCACTATCGTGCACGCCCCGCCTACCGTTATACCCTTGAAGAGTCGATTTACGTCGAGGCCAGCACGCCCGGACGCGGCTTTGGCAGCGCGCTGCTGAGCGCCCTGATTGCCCGCAGCGAAGAGGGGCCGTGGCGCCAGATGATCGCCGTGGTGGGCGACGGGCCAAACAACGCCGGGTCGTTACGCCTGCATAAAAAGCACGGTTTTGAAGTGGCGGGGCAGCTCAGAAGCGTGGGATATAAGAAAGGTGACTGGCGCGATACGCTAATTTTGCAGCGCCCCCTTAACGAGGGTGACTGGACGCTGCCGGAGTAA